The Equus przewalskii isolate Varuska chromosome 5, EquPr2, whole genome shotgun sequence genome window below encodes:
- the IGFBP6 gene encoding insulin-like growth factor-binding protein 6, whose amino-acid sequence MTPHRLLPSLLLLTLLLAARAGGALARCPGCGQGVQAGCPGACVEEEDGGPPAEGCAEAGGCFRKEGQQCGVYTPNCAPGLQCQPPEEDEAPLRALLLGRGRCRRARAPSGENPKEGKPQAGTTRTQDVNRRDQQRNPGTSTTPGRPNPGGVQDTEMGPCRRHLDSVLQQLQTEVYRGSHTLYVPNCDHRGFYRKRQCRSSQGQRRGPCWCVDRMGQPLPGSPDGDGGSPCPAGSSG is encoded by the exons ATGACACCCCACAGGCTGCTGCCGTCGCTGCTGCTGCTAACTCTGCTGCTCGCTGCCCGCGCAGGAGGCGCCTTGGCCCGCTGCCCAGGCTGCGGGCAGGGGGTGCAGGCGGGTTGTCCAGGGGCCTgcgtggaggaggaggatggggggcCGCCGGCGGAGGGCTGTGCGGAGGCTGGGGgctgtttcaggaaggaggggCAGCAGTGCGGGGTCTACACTCCTAACTGCGCCCCGGGACTGCAGTGCCAGCCGCCCGAGGAAGACGAGGCGCCTCTGCGGGCGCTGCTGCTGGGCCGGGGCCGCTGCCGCCGGGCGCGCGCGCCCTCGG GGGAGAATCCTAAGGAGGGTAAACCCCAAGCAGGGACCACTCGCACACAGGATGTGAACCGCAGAGACCAACAGAGAAATCCGGGGACCTCTACCACTCCTGGCCGGCCCAATCCTGGGGGTGTCCAAGACACGGAGATG GGCCCGTGCCGCAGACATCTGGACTCAGTGCTGCAGCAGCTCCAGACGGAGGTCTACCGAGGGTCTCACACCCTCTACGTGCCGAACTGTGACCATCGGGGCTTCTACCGGAAGCGGCAG TGTCGCTCCTCCCAGGGGCAGCGCCGAGGACCCTGCTGGTGTGTGGATCGgatgggccagcccctgcccggGTCCCCGGATGGCGATGGAGGCTCCCCCTGCCCTGCTGGGAGCAGTGGCTAA
- the SPRYD3 gene encoding SPRY domain-containing protein 3: MRRTRRPRFVLMNKMDDLNLHYRFLNWRRRIREIREVRAFRYQERFKHILVDGDTLSYHGNSGEVGCYVASRPLTKDSNYFEVSIVDSGVRGTIAVGLVPQYYSLDHQPGWLPDSVAYHADDGKLYNGRAKGRQFGSKCNSGDRIGCGIEPVSFDVQTAQIFFTKNGKRVGSTIMPMSPDGLFPAVGMHSLGEEVRLHLNAELGREDDSVMMVDSYEDEWGRLHDVRVCGTLLEYLGKGKSIVDVGLAQARHPLSTRSHYFEVEIVDPGEKCYIALGLARKDYPKNRHPGWSRGSVAYHADDGKIFHGSGVGDPFGPRCYKGDIMGCGIMFPRDYILDSEGDSDDSCDTVILSPTARAVRNVRNVMYLHQEGEEEEEEEEEEEDGEEIEPEHEGKKVVVFFTRNGKIIGKKDAVVPSGGFFPTIGMLSCGEKVKVDLHPLSG, translated from the exons ATGAGGAGGACGCGGCGGCCCCG GTTTGTTCTCATGAACAAGATGGATGACCTCAACCTGCACTACCGGTTTCTGAATTGGCGCCGGCGGATTCGGGAGATTCGAGAGGTGCGGGCTTTCCGGTATCAGGAGAGGTTCAAGCACATTCTTGTAGATGGAGACACTTTGAG TTACCATGGAAACTCCGGTGAAGTTGGCTGCTACGTGGCTTCTCGACCCCTCACCAAGGACAGCAATTATTTTGAG GTGTCTATCGTGGACAGTGGGGTCCGGGGCACCATTGCTGTGGGGCTAGTCCCTCAGTACTACAGCTTGGATCACCAGCCTGGCTGGTTGCCCGACTCTGTGGCCTACCATGCTGATGATGGCAA GCTGTACAATGGCCGGGCCAAGGGCCGCCAGTTTGGATCAAAGTGCAACTCCGGGGACCGGATTGGCTGTGGCATTGAGCCTGTGTCCTTTGATGTGCAGACCGCCCagatcttcttcaccaaaaatggGAAGCGG GTGGGCTCCACCATCATGCCCATGTCCCCAGACGGGCTGTTTCCCGCAGTGGGCATGCACTCCCTCGGTGAGGAGGTGCGCCTGCACCTCAACGCAGAGCTGGGCCGTGAGGACGACAGTGTCATGATGGTGGACAGTTATGAGGACGAGTGGGGCCGGCTGCATGATGTCCGAGTCTGCGGAACT CTGCTGGAATACTTGGGCAAGGGCAAGAGCATCGTGgacgtggggctggcccaggcccGGCACCCACTCAGCACGCGTAGCCACTACTTCGAGGTGGAGATTGTGGACCCTGGAGAGAAATGCTACAtcgccctggggctggcccggaaG GACTATCCCAAGAACAGGCAccctggctggagcagagggtcTGTGGCTTATCATGCAG ACGATGGGAAGATCTTCCATGGCAGTGGCGTGGGGGACCCCTTTGGGCCACGCTGTTACAAAGGGGACATTATGGGCTGTGGAATCATGTTCCCTCGGGACTACATTCTGGACAGTGAGG GTGACAGTGATGACAGTTGTGACACAGTGATCCTGTCCCCGACTGCCCGGGCCGTCCGGAACGTCCGGAATGTCATGTACCTGCACCAGGAAGgcgaagaggaagaggaggaagaggaggaggaagaagatggggaAGAGATAGAGCCGGAGCACGAGGGCAAGAAGGTGGTG GTTTTCTTCACTCGGAATGGCAAGATCATCGGGAAGAAGGATGCTGTTGTGCCCTCTGGGGGCTTCTTCCCCACCATCGGAATGCTGAGCTGCGGGGAGAAAGTCAAAGTGGATCTGCATCCACTGAGTGGCTAG